One genomic segment of Tripterygium wilfordii isolate XIE 37 chromosome 9, ASM1340144v1, whole genome shotgun sequence includes these proteins:
- the LOC120005506 gene encoding ETHYLENE INSENSITIVE 3-like 1 protein, whose translation MGIFEDMGFCTNLDFVSVPNGEVELAAECEPVAAVEEDYSDEDMDVDELERRMWRDRMLLKRLKEQNKNKEGIDSAKHRQSQEQARRKKMSRAQDGILKYMLKMMEVCKAQGFVYGIIPEKGKPVSGASDNLRAWWKEKVRFDRNGPAAIAKYQADHSLPGKIIDYSTEPPTPHTLQELQDTTLGSLLSALMQHCDPPQRRFPLEKGVAPPWWPTGKEEWWPQLGLPKDQGPPPYKKPHDLKKAWKVSVLTAVIKHMSPDIAKIHKLVRQSKCLQDKMTARESATWLAIINQEEALLRNLYPNSCLPLTAVGSGSYATDDTSDYDVEESDKEHKAEAEDCRLRDVSLLSMGEAGQKDRVIMSQFAPQIKEEFVGNAMHFNYKRKHQNDEQQRSMDRNVYTCEYPQCPYNDYRFGFVDRISRNNHQLHCTFRDISSQRVGIPNFQVTDEKPAVFSLRSPQTKQTLPLVNQTTPDNLSGLGLPEDGQKMISELMSFYDSSLERDKIMDPGDVKVIGCADQLQQQLQHQQPKLEVQQPKFELQPDDSCYGQGVILGGYISQGANLPLDDSFFPSIEIQLEQCKAFDTNYIDSMSDFRFGPRFSFGSTDCIVDPHPKQDLAMW comes from the coding sequence ATGGGAATCTTTGAGGACATGGGTTTCTGCACTAATCTTGATTTTGTCTCAGTCCCTAATGGGGAAGTTGAGTTGGCAGCAGAATGTGAACCAGTGGCCGCAGTTGAGGAGGATTATAGTGATGAAGACATGGATGTTGATGAGCTTGAGAGGAGGATGTGGAGGGATCGAATGCTCCTGAAGCGGCTTAAAGAACAAAACAAGAATAAGGAAGGAATTGATAGTGCTAAGCACCGTCAATCTCAAGAACAAGCCCGTAGGAAGAAGATGTCGCGGGCACAAGATGGTATCCTCAAATACATGCTGAAAATGATGGAGGTTTGCAAGGCTCAGGGCTTTGTGTATGGTATCATTCCTGAGAAGGGAAAGCCAGTGAGTGGAGCTTCTGATAATTTGAGAGCCTGGTGGAAGGAAAAAGTCAGGTTTGATAGGAATGGCCCTGCTGCAATAGCCAAGTATCAAGCAGATCATTCATTGCCTGGGAAAATTATAGATTATAGTACAGAGCCTCCCACGCCTCACACCTTGCAAGAGCTTCAAGACACAACTCTTGGGTCACTTCTCTCAGCTTTGATGCAGCATTGTGATCCACCGCAGAGGCGTTTCCCATTGGAGAAAGGTGTTGCCCCACCATGGTGGCCTACTGGTAAGGAGGAATGGTGGCCTCAGTTAGGTCTGCCAAAGGATCAGGGGCCCCCTCCATACAAGAAACCCCATGATTTGAAGAAGGCGTGGAAAGTGAGTGTTCTCACTGCAGTAATAAAGCACATGTCGCCAGACATTGCCAAGATCCACAAACTTGTTCGTCAATCTAAATGCTTACAAGATAAAATGACTGCAAGGGAGAGCGCCACGTGGCTTGCAATAATTAATCAAGAAGAAGCATTGTTGAGAAATCTGTATCCTAATAGCTGCCTGCCTCTGACTGCTGTTGGGAGTGGTTCTTATGCCACAGATGATACAAGTGATTATGATGTCGAGGAATCCGACAAGGAACACAAAGCTGAAGCAGAGGATTGCAGGCTGCGTGATGTGAGTCTCTTGAGTATGGGGGAAGCAGGGCAAAAAGATAGGGTTATAATGTcccaatttgctcctcaaattaaaGAAGAATTTGTTGGGAATGCTATGCATTTCAATTATAAGAGGAAGCATCAAAATGATGAGCAGCAGAGGTCGATGGATCGGAATGTATACACCTGTGAGTACCCCCAATGCCCATATAATGACTATCGCTTCGGATTTGTTGACAGGATTTCAAGAAACAATCACCAGTTGCATTGTACTTTCCGTGATATTTCTTCTCAACGAGTTGGAATACCAAATTTCCAAGTCACTGATGAGAAACCAGCAGTTTTCAGTTTACGCTCTCCTCAAACTAAGCAAACTTTGCCATTGGTGAATCAGACGACCCCCGACAACTTGTCAGGACTTGGGCTCCCAGAAGATGGACAGAAAATGATTTCTGAGCTTATGTCTTTCTATGATTCCAGTCTAGAGCGGGACAAGATCATGGATCCTGGGGATGTCAAAGTTATAGGATGTGCAGATCAGCTGCAGCAGCAACTACAACATCAGCAGCCAAAACTTGAAGTTCAGCAACCAAAATTTGAACTTCAGCCAGATGATAGCTGCTATGGGCAAGGGGTAATATTGGGTGGCTACATATCTCAAGGGGCCAATCTGCCGTTGGACGACTCTTTTTTCCCATCAATTGAAATTCAGCTTGAGCAGTGCAAGGCATTTGATACCAATTACATTGACAGTATGTCAGACTTCAGATTTGGCCCTCGTTTTAGTTTTGGATCTACTGATTGCATCGTGGACCCTCACCCAAAGCAGGATCTGGCCATGTGGTAA
- the LOC120005509 gene encoding ethylene-responsive transcription factor WRI1-like, whose translation MSPPTTSSSSSSTSSSSLSYVVGSEIHDSDQPKSTKRPRKKTQDQNQHSKNANSSPNSGSKRSSIYRGVTRHRLTGRFEAHLWDKSSWNNIQNKKGKQVYLGAYDNEESAAGTCDLAALKYWGPDTTLNFQIDNYRKEIEEMQKVSKKEYLASLRRRSSGFSRGVSKYRGVAKHHHNGRWEARIGRVFGNKYVYLGTYNTQEEAAAAYDMAALEYRGANAVTNFDFSNYIEKLKQKGIHIVLDHLQEPVANCSSESEEAEAEQLPQQQQEQREIASSEPQAITLQDCSCEENFAMVPLMDSDELTWSFCMEPGFTPLPVPEFPLETLGEFASLFDESIGFEDNILDLIFDRNGDEANPGCVVDNDDKERLSSSSSSSTTSVFS comes from the exons ATGTCACCTCCTActacttcttcctcctcctcctccacttcTTCTTCCTCGTTATCATATGTTGTTGGGTCTGAAATTCATGATTCAGACCAACCCAAGTCAACCAAACGTCCTAGGAAGAAAACCCAAGATCAAAACCAACACAGCAAGAATGCCAATTCTAGTCCTAATTCAGGAAGCAAAAGAAGCTCCATCTACAGAGGAGTCACCAG GCATAGATTGACAGGGAGGTTTGAGGCACATCTTTGGGACAAGAGTTCATGGAACAATATTCAGAACAAGAAAGGAAAACAAG TTTATCTGG GTGCATATGATAATGAAGAGTCTGCTGCAGGAACTTGTGATCTTGCTGCTCTGAAGTACTGGGGCCCAGACACAACCTTGAATTTCCAg aTAGATAACTACAGAAAGGAGATTGAAGAAATGCAGAAGGTGTCCAAGAAAGAGTACTTGGCATCGTTACGGCGGCGCAGCAGCGGATTTTCTAGAGGAGTTTCTAAGTATCGCGGGGTGGCTAA GCATCACCATAATGGGAGATGGGAGGCAAGAATTGGTAGGGTTTTTGGTAACAAGTATGTCTATCTTGGAACTTATA atacaCAAGAAGAGGCGGCAGCGGCATATGATATGGCAGCATTAGAGTACAGAGGAGCAAATGCAGTGACCAATTTTGACTTTAGCAATTACATTGAGAAACTGAAGCAGAAAGGCATCCATATTGTTCTTGATCATTTACAAGAACCAGTTGCCAACTGCTCCTCCGAGTCCGAAGAAGCCGAAGCTGAACAACTTCCCCAACAACAACAGGAACAACGAGAAATAGCATCTTCAGAACCACAAGCAATAACTCTTCAAGATTGCTCATGCGAGGAGAATTTTGCAATGGTGCCTCTAATGGACTCGGATGAACTCACGTGGAGCTTCTGTATGGAACCGGGGTTCACCCCGCTGCCAGTTCCCGAGTTTCCTCTAGAAACACTGGGCGAGTTTGCCAGTTTGTTCGATGAAAGTATCGGTTTTGAGGACAACATTCTTGACCTGATATTTGACAGGAATGGCGATGAGGCGAACCCGGGTTGTGTTGTGGACAATGATGATAAAGAGAGGTTGAGCTCCTCATCGTCTTCTTCAACAACCTCAGTTTTCTCGTAA
- the LOC120005513 gene encoding uncharacterized protein LOC120005513, which yields MEIQFDEGILRITIPKLNIGPKENAKETILQEALIEPIPPNGHEDILPKTTSDTNNEQQKPEEKIEAVISQRSSEAENVMEDDKEDEIGERSKESKTSTVSVLENKEKEKNESDTNLETKRGGGDYEEKPGKVGVSNTGQNEEKQMLINVGAAPLVIFTVSAQLYNAIIGFSSPS from the coding sequence ATGGAAATCCAATTTGATGAAGGGATTCTCAGGattacaattccaaagctcaacaTTGGTCCAAAAGAGAATGCCAAGGAAACCATCCTTCAAGAAGCCTTAATAGAGCCTATACCTCCAAATGGTCATGAAGATATTCTGCCTAAAACAACATCAGACACCaacaatgaacaacaaaaaccaGAGGAAAAAATTGAAGCTGTAATCTCCCAAAGATCAAGCGAAGCCGAGAATGTCATGGAGGATGATAAGGAAGATGAAATTGGTGAGAGAAGTAAAGAATCAAAGACAAGTACTGttagtgttcttgaaaacaaagagaaggaaaagaatgaAAGTGACACTAATTTGGAGACTAAGAGAGGTGGTGGTGATTATGAAGAGAAGCCTGGGAAGGTTGGTGTTTCCAATACTGGACAGAATGAAGAGAAGCAAATGCTGATAAATGTTGGTGCAGCACCTTTGGTAATATTTACAGTTAGTGCTCAACTATACAATGCCATTATTGGTTTCAGCAGTCCAAGTTAA
- the LOC120005507 gene encoding putative pentatricopeptide repeat-containing protein At1g12700, mitochondrial, giving the protein MCASRLLLQGMASLKYSSIRTSLRSASFNTSKSSFQNRNFEFNGIDDAVDCFNRMVHMHPPPSTLEFNRLFSSIVKMNHYSAAISLAKSMELFGVKHDMYTFNILINCLCRLRCADFGFSLLGKILKLGLQPDTVTFNTIIKGLCTEGKVASAVRFFDKMVDNGYQPNVVTYNTMMNCFCKVGYTHVALHLLNKMENRGCKPNVVAYNIVIDGLCKDMQFDNAFNLYLEMMDQGVTPDVVTYNSLIQGACNSDQWKKKTTRLWNEMLARKITPNVIIFTIIVDKLCKKGEILEAECVLEKMIEVGVEPNVVTYTALMDGYCLVGQIDKALKVFGDMNSKGFYANIITYSTLVNGLCKVGKLEAAKDLLGDMCARGPPPDLITYSTLLDGLCKHGCLDEALNLFKAMQESGLELNIVTYSTIIDGLSKGGMLNVARGLFSSLSIKGLIPNINTYNILINGLCKEGFLGEAYRLFREMEGNHLSPDGITYNIIMRGFFRNNNTSFAMRLLQEMHD; this is encoded by the coding sequence tcaaAACCGCAATTTTGAATTCAACGGCATTGACGATGCTGTTGACTGCTTTAATCGGATGGTTCACATGCACCCTCCACCTTCCACTCTCGAATTTAATCGATTGTTTAGTTCAATCGTGAAAATGAATCACTATTCCGCCGCTATTTCACTGGCTAAATCTATGGAGCTCTTTGGTGTCAAGCACGATATGTATACTTTTAATATATTGATCAACTGCCTCTGCCGTTTGAGGTGTGCGGATTTTGGCTTTTCTCTTCTGGGGAAAATCCTGAAACTTGGTCTCCAACCTGATACTGTAACGTTCAACACCATCATCAAGGGATTATGTACTGAGGGTAAAGTTGCCTCTGCTGTGAGATTTTTTGATAAGATGGTGGATAATGGTTATCAACCCAATGTAGTTACTTACAACACTATGATGAATTGTTTCTGTAAAGTAGGATACACCCACGTCGCACTCCATTTACTCAACAAAATGGAAAACAGAGGTTGTAAACCAAATGTGGTGGCATATAATATAGTCATTGATGGCCTATGCAAGGACATGCAATTTGACAATGCTTTCAATCTGTATTTGGAAATGATGGATCAAGGTGTTACACCAGATGTCGTCACTTATAACTCTTTAATTCAAGGTGCGTGCAATTCAGACCAATGGAAGAAGAAGACTACTAGATTATGGAATGAAATGCTTGCAAGGAAGATCACACCAAATGTCATCATTTTCACTATTATCGTTGATAAGCTATGTAAAAAAGGGGAGATTTTAGAGGCTGAATGTGTACTTGAGAAAATGATTGAGGTCGGGGTGGAACCTAATGTGGTCACTTATACTGCATTGATGGATGGATATTGTCTAGTAGGCCAAATTGATAAGGCGTTGAAAGTTTTTGGTGATATGAATTCCAAAGGATTCTATGCTAACATTATTACATACAGTACCCTCGTAAATGGATTGTGCAAGGTAGGCAAACTTGAAGCTGCAAAAGATCTTCTTGGGGATATGTGTGCACGCGGTCCTCCTCCAGACTTGATAACTTACAGCACTCTATTGGATGGTTTATGCAAGCATGGGTGTCTTGATGAGGCGTTGAATTTGTTTAAAGCAATGCAAGAAAGTGGGTTAGAACTCAACATTGTAACTTATAGCACCATCATTGATGGTTTAAGTAAAGGTGGGATGCTTAATGTTGCAAGGGGCCTGTTTTCCAGCTTGTCTATCAAGGGCCTAATTCCTAACATAAATACGTACAATATCTTGATCAATGGACTCTGCAAAGAAGGTTTCTTAGGTGAAGCATACCGGCTGTTTAGAGAAATGGAAGGTAATCATTTGTCCCCAGATGGCATTACTTATAATATAATCATGCGAGGATTTTTCCGCAACAACAACACATCTTTCGCAATGCGGCTTCTTCAAGAAATGCATGATTAG